From Estrella lausannensis:
TCTTCCAGCTTCCTTTTCAGCCCTTTGCTATCTTCTTGCTCCATCGGCTCCGCTGCAACTGCGGTAGGGAGTGCCTGCCCATCAAAAATTGCCTGGGGAACAGTCTGCATCGCAGGCAAGGGGTTAAAGGGAATCTGAAATGGAAAGTTCCCCAAGGGATTGAAAGCCATCGGATTTGCCATTGCCATCTGAGGCGGGATTGCCTGCTGGAAAAGTGGCTGTAAATAGGGGCCGGGCGCTATCGGTGCCGGCTGAAGAGGATTCCCCTGTCCCGGGTTCAAAGGGGCAAAAAGTGGGTATTGAAAATAGGGAAAGTTAAAGGGATTCATGAGTTAATCCTTGATGATTATTTTTAAAATTAGAGCGCTTCAGTTGGTCTGAGAGTTTGACCCACAATAACTGAAGCTAAAACTGCCGGTTTCACGTACAAAGGTTTGCAAAAGCCTAAATGTCATACCCCGCACTCGTCATCTCCACCTTCGTGAGAGACTCCAATTTATTTTGACTGGGACCACCCCGCTTATGGGCTAAGACATAGTATTCAAAAGCTTTGACAATATCACACTCGACGCCGTCACCCGTCTCGAACATCTTCCCTAGCAGGAAAATAGACTTCACATGCCCTGCAACATCTGCAGCTCTTTTATAGAGTTCATAAGCCTTCATTTTATCCAGCGGAACACCATCTCCTGTCGCGTAACGAAGGCCCAGAGCGTGAAGCGCGTGAGGGTAATCCTGAGCGGCCGAAAGCTGTAGATAGTGAATACCCTCTTGCACATTGGCCTCCACCCCACTACCGTTGAACTTCATCAGAGAATAGTTATACTGAGCCGTTGGACGCCCATAATCGGCGTATCTCTTATACAAGGCGCACGCCTTCGATTTATTCACGGCAGTTCCCTCTCCTTTAGACAAGCACACTGCAAGATTGAGTGCTGCTTTAGCATTTCCCTTTGCAGCCGCCCTGTTTAAAAGTTTATAGGCACGCGACAAGTCTTTAGTGACATGTACACCCCTTCGCAGCTCACGTGCGAATCGATACTCTGCTAGAGGCTGTTTTAAAATTTCGGCGTTCTCCTCAATCAGCTTGAGTGCCTTGGCAGGATCGGCTTCGACACCTACACCCTGCAAAAGGCATTGAGCATATTTAAGGCGTGCTCTGGGACTTCCGATAGCTGCCGCCACCCTCCAGCAATCCGCCACTTCAGCACTATTTTTGCCATCGGGGCAATTTTTGCTGAGAATTAGACCCACTGAAAAACTGCACGCACCGCATCCAAGCTCCGCACCCTTCTTGTAGTAGCTTAAGGCGTTCTCTTGCCGAAATTTTAGGCCTTCAGGATATTTCGAAATCAAGGAAGCCAGAGCAAAAGCACTTCTTGCATGCCCTTGCTGCAGCAGACCTTCCAGTAAATCGACGACTGCCTGCCTTTCCTCTTGCGTTGTTGAACCCTCGAAGATCAATTTCCATCCGTCTTGCAAAGCAGCTCCATACTCGCTTTCAAGCGCTTGCTGCCTCCCAAGTTTGGAGGTTAGATCCTCTTTCTCGTTGGGAAGCAGCAGGGTTTCATCCAGATTAAAGTATCCTTCTCTAAATGCAGGCAGCTTCAAAGGACTGTTTTTAAGGCGTTTTTTTTTGGTCGCTTCCCCGGAGGTCGCCGTGTCTTCCAGCTTCCGTTTTACTCCTTTGCTCTCCTCTTCCTGCATCGGCTCCGGCGCAGCTGAGGCAGGGAGTACCTGCCCACCAAAAACTGCCTGGGGAACGGTCTGCATCGCAGGCAGCGGATTGAAAGCCATCGGATTTGCCATTGCCATCTGAGGCGGGATTGCCTGCTGGAAAAGAGGCTGCAAATGAGGACCAGGCGCTATCGGCGCCGGCTGCGGAGGAAGTGCCTGTCCCGGGTTCAAAGGGGCAAAAAGTGGGTATTGAAAATAGGGAAAATTAAAGGGATTCATGAGTTTATCCTTGATAATTGATGATTGCTACTAGGTTTTCTAATCTTGACTGAGAGTAAACTTGCTCGTCCGCAAAAAAAACTTGCTCGTCCGCAAAAAACTGATCGGCTGAAATCAACCCGACTCAATTTCAGCCGGGCAAAGTGGGATATTAGCGGCTTGAAATGAACATGGATCGTTTGGGACTAAGTGAGATACTCTCCTCTGCCAATATTTACCTTCATTATCGATTCCACTTTGCTTGTAGCAGCCCGCTCTTTAGTGGCCTTTAGGTAGTATTCAAGCGCTTTAACGATATCAAAATCGATCCCGTCCCCTGTCTCGTACATTTTCCCCAGATGGAACATGGACTGTATGTGCTTTGCGCGATCCGCTGCACTTTTGAAGAGCTGAAACGCTCTCTTCTTATCCATAGGGACACCATCTCCCGAAGCGTATCGAAGCGCCAGGAAGTACTGTGCGGATGGATAATCCTGATTAGCGGAGAGCTCCAAGTAGTGAATGCCCTCTTCTTCATTAACTTCCACTCCATCACCCTCAAGCTTCATCACAGCATAGTTATACTGAGCTGTTGGATGTCCACTCTCGGCGCACTTTTTATAGAGAGCGCAAGCCTCGGATTTATTAGCGACGGTTCCCTTCCCGAAAAGCAAAGCCTCTGCAAGAGAGAGCTCTGC
This genomic window contains:
- a CDS encoding SEL1-like repeat protein is translated as MNPFNFPYFQYPLFAPLNPGQALPPQPAPIAPGPHLQPLFQQAIPPQMAMANPMAFNPLPAMQTVPQAVFGGQVLPASAAPEPMQEEESKGVKRKLEDTATSGEATKKKRLKNSPLKLPAFREGYFNLDETLLLPNEKEDLTSKLGRQQALESEYGAALQDGWKLIFEGSTTQEERQAVVDLLEGLLQQGHARSAFALASLISKYPEGLKFRQENALSYYKKGAELGCGACSFSVGLILSKNCPDGKNSAEVADCWRVAAAIGSPRARLKYAQCLLQGVGVEADPAKALKLIEENAEILKQPLAEYRFARELRRGVHVTKDLSRAYKLLNRAAAKGNAKAALNLAVCLSKGEGTAVNKSKACALYKRYADYGRPTAQYNYSLMKFNGSGVEANVQEGIHYLQLSAAQDYPHALHALGLRYATGDGVPLDKMKAYELYKRAADVAGHVKSIFLLGKMFETGDGVECDIVKAFEYYVLAHKRGGPSQNKLESLTKVEMTSAGYDI